The window CGGGCAGCTGACCCACCCGGCCGGCGGCGACGTCAGCTTCGCCGCACTGTCACCGGAGAACCTCGTCGTGCCCGGCGCCGGCGCGGTGCTGGTGCTGGCCATCCTGGGCTTCGTGGGCTTCGAGTCCGCCGTGGTGTTCAGCGAGGAGAGCAAGGACCCGCGGCGGACGGTGCGGTTGGCCACCTATCTCTCCATCGCCATCATCGCGGGGATCTACGCGCTGTCGTCGTGGAGCATGACCGTCGCCGTCGGGCCGGACCGGATCGCCGCCGAGGCTGGCGAGCAGAGCATCGGACTCATCTTCAACCTGGCCGAGGCGCACCTCGGGGGCACCGCCGTCACCATCGGTCAGGCGCTCTTCCTGACCTCGGTGCTCGCCGCGATGATCTCCTTCCACAACACCACCGCCCGGTACACGTTCGCGCTCGGCCGGGAGCGGGTGCTGCCGGCCGTGTTCGGGCAGACCTCGCCGCGCACCGGCTCGCCCCGGGCCGCCTCCCTCGCGCAGAGCGCGCTCGGCCTCGTGGTGATCCTGCTCTACGCCCTCAACGGCTGGGACCCGGTGGTGCAGCTGTTCTACTGGGTCGGCACCGCCGGCGGCTTCGGGGTGCTGCTGCTGATCGCCACCACCTCGGTCGCGGTGATCGCCTTCTTCGCCCGCAACGGAGTCAACGAGACGCTGTGGCGGCGCGCGGTCGCCCCCGGACTCGCCGCCGTGGCCCTGGCCGTGATCGTCCTGCTTGCGGTGGTCAACTTCGCCGACCTGCTCGGGGTGGCCCCGGACTCGCCCCTGCGCTGGGCGGTCCCGGCGGTCTACCCGGTCGCCGCGC is drawn from Micromonospora sp. NBC_01740 and contains these coding sequences:
- a CDS encoding APC family permease; translated protein: MSTPTLDRPSNVSEALARGRLGVPSVIFFVLSAAAPLTVVAGVVTTGYGVVGVLGIPLAFLTVAAVLALFSIGYVAMARRMANAGAFYAYVARGLGRPAGVGAAWVALIAYNALQVGLYGTIGAAAEPVLGRLFGVAPAWWVVALVAWATVGVLGLLRIDLNGLVLAALLVAEMVVIVVFDLGQLTHPAGGDVSFAALSPENLVVPGAGAVLVLAILGFVGFESAVVFSEESKDPRRTVRLATYLSIAIIAGIYALSSWSMTVAVGPDRIAAEAGEQSIGLIFNLAEAHLGGTAVTIGQALFLTSVLAAMISFHNTTARYTFALGRERVLPAVFGQTSPRTGSPRAASLAQSALGLVVILLYALNGWDPVVQLFYWVGTAGGFGVLLLIATTSVAVIAFFARNGVNETLWRRAVAPGLAAVALAVIVLLAVVNFADLLGVAPDSPLRWAVPAVYPVAALLGLLWALVLRGSRPDTYARIGLGAESVAVTAPPPAGHLGGPVPSGTAARR